From one Humulus lupulus chromosome 8, drHumLupu1.1, whole genome shotgun sequence genomic stretch:
- the LOC133795074 gene encoding uncharacterized protein LOC133795074: MLLNNLCESFNATILDAREKPIITLLEKIRYWLMNRYYVKRDSVRKWVQPVGKRILKVIEKNKLVARHCQCTRVDAHRFQVQYKDFKCFSMNLVEKVYTCRLFQLSGIPCRHALSAIWSGNLNIMDFVNVAYKKDTLLAQYIGIIEPMPSLDKWPDVGQNPIYPPSETVLPGRPKKSRRREIDEPPSATATKASRVGQPNHCINCGNQNVKGKRMGRPPKTNPTPSTVKRNIRRAKQQAREAAQGNSLFTEL; the protein is encoded by the exons ATGCTATTGAACAACCTCTGTGAAAGCTTCAACGCTACAATATTGGATGCAAGAGAGAAGCCCATTATCACTTTGCTTGAGAAAATTAGGTATTGGTTGATGAATAGGTACTATGTAAAACGAGATAGTGTAAGAAAATGGGTACAGCCTGTGGGGAAAAGGATCTTGAAAGTGATAGAGAAGAATAAATTAGTTGCCAGGCATTGTCAATGCACCAGGGTTGATGCTCATAGGTTCCAGGTTCAGTATAAAGACTTCAAGTGTTTTTCTATGAATCTGGTTGAGAAGGTCTACACTTGCAGACTTTTCCAACTCTCTGGGATACCATGTAGGCATGCCTTATCTGCCATATGGAGTGGTAATCTCAATATCATGGACTTCGTTAATGTTGCTTATAAGAAGGACACCCTTTTGGCTCAATACATTGGCATCATAGAACCAATGCCCTCACTTGATAAATGGCCAGATGTAGGCCAAAATCCCATATACCCACCATCAGAAACGGTGTTGCCTGGGAGGCCAAAAAAATCTCGAAGGAGGGAAATAGATGAGCCTCCATCAGCCACTGCAACTAAAGCAAGTAGGGTAGGACAGCCTAACCATTGTATCAATTGTGG TAATCAG AATGTTAAAGGAAAAAGAATGGGAAGGCCACCAAAGACAAATCCAACCCCATCAACTGTGAAAAGAAACATTAGAAGAGCTAAGCAACAGGCAAGGGAGGCTGCACAAG GCAATAGCCTTTTTACTGAACTATAA